The genomic stretch GATCACGTGACGCACGCCGGCAAGGACGATCCAAGAGAAACCGCTGACTGGGTTAGTGACCGAGCCGGTGCGGGATGCCGCCGCTTCGTCGACCTGCGAGCGGTGTCCTTGATCTCCCTTAAATGACTTCACCCGAGACCCGGGTCGACGAGCAGAGGAGCCACCCTCAGCCGGCCATTTTCGTTGCGCGAGGTAATCAGTTGATGAAGTTTGCGTGACTCCGCATCCTCGACCACTTCGTGTTCGAGAAGCGAAAGCCGTTCGCTCGGCAGTAAGTTTTTTTGCGCAAGCAAGTCTTCCAGGACCTCGATCCAGCGGGTGTAATAGTCGCCCGTGCCTGCAATGCATTGACTTTTTTCATACGCATTTATTCGTTCGATGAGAGCGACCTCGAACTCGCGCAACGAGAATAAGCCCCGCTCCGACAGCGCTAGCGCGAGGGCGAAAGCGCGGGCCTGCCAAGGCTCGGCAAAGACATTGTTGTCGTCGAAACGGCACTCGTCAATGAGTTGGCGAAAGGCTCGCTCAAAACGACATTTTGCATATCTTCACCACAACGATTCGTTGATAGGGGCAAATGTCTGCCAGGTCAGATAGCGCGGTACAGAGATCACACTGTCAGCAAGCGTCGCAAACGAAGATGTCTCGCCGCGTACAAGGACTTTTCCTATGTTATCTCGCGCCTTTCCAGGACGCGCTGTCTAACTCTTGACAACCATATCGCCGGTTCAGCGGTATGTTGACACGTCTCCTGCAACAGCAGCAGCTCATCGTACTGCCGACCTGCGGGTATCCGAGGCCCTTCGCTCACAGAGAGATTCCAAATGCCGACAGTCAGTCTAACGAGCCTTGCGCACGGCGGAGGTTGCGGCTGCAAATTGGCGCCTTCCGTCTTGCGGAACCTCCTCGCAGGTCAACTCTCAACGGCGTCCTTCCAGCAACTCATCGTCGGCACCGAAACGGGCGACGACGCAGCCGTTTGGCAGATCGACGATCATACCTGCATCGTGGCGACGACCGATTTTTTTATGCCGATAGTGGATGATCCGGCAGACTTCGGACGTATCGCCGCCACCAATGCGATTTCCGATATTTACGCTATGGGTGCGAAGCCCATAATGGCGCTGGCGATTCTTGGCATCCCACTCGGCAAATTAGCTATCGAAAATGTCCGTGCGATTCTCGATGGCGGCGCTTCCGTTTGTGCACGTGCTGGTATTCCTGTTGCAGGTGGCCATTCCATTGACTCACCGGAACCAATTTACGGACTTTCCGTCATAGGTACGTGCCGTCCGGACCAGGTGCGGCGCAATCGCAACGCTCGTTCTGGGGACGCATTGATTCTCACGAAATCAATCGGAATTGGCGTGTATTCAGCTGCCTTTAAAAAGGGACAACTTGATGACGCCGGCTACGCAGAGATGATTGCCTCGACGACGCTGCTTAATTCGATCGGAATGACCTTGAGCGAAGATCCCGCTGTTCATTCGATGACTGACGTAACCGGCTTCGGATTGCTGGGTCACGCGCTCGAAATGGCAAACGGCTCCAACTTGTCTCTGATAATCGACTCTTCCCGAGTTCCTTTCCTGCAAGCGGCCGAGCAACTCGCAATGAGTGGCTTTATCACAGGCGCCTCAAAGCGAAACTGGTCCAGTTATGGATGCTCGATCAATTTGCCAACAACGCTGCCTGAATGGCAGCGGGATCTTCTAACCGATCCGCAAACTTCAGGCGGTCTGCTTATAGCCTGCTCACCGAATAGCGCCGAGTCGCTGGTAGCGAAAATTATTTCTGCGGGGAATTCCTCCACTCGCATGATCGGGAAGGTGGATGACGGCCGCCCCGAGGTCAATGTTATTTAATTGAGGCACATGGACTGGTCGGCGCAAAGTCACCGCACTTCAGTTGATAGTGGCGGAAGAGAGTGGGTGTCGAACCCACCAGAGACCGTCTAACAGCCTCTCCCGGATTTGAAGTCCGGACGCCCCACCGGGGACGCTTCTCCTCCTGAGTTCGAGCCGGTCGACTCCGACCAAGGCCTTCGGAA from Bradyrhizobium sp. Ash2021 encodes the following:
- the selD gene encoding selenide, water dikinase SelD; translation: MPTVSLTSLAHGGGCGCKLAPSVLRNLLAGQLSTASFQQLIVGTETGDDAAVWQIDDHTCIVATTDFFMPIVDDPADFGRIAATNAISDIYAMGAKPIMALAILGIPLGKLAIENVRAILDGGASVCARAGIPVAGGHSIDSPEPIYGLSVIGTCRPDQVRRNRNARSGDALILTKSIGIGVYSAAFKKGQLDDAGYAEMIASTTLLNSIGMTLSEDPAVHSMTDVTGFGLLGHALEMANGSNLSLIIDSSRVPFLQAAEQLAMSGFITGASKRNWSSYGCSINLPTTLPEWQRDLLTDPQTSGGLLIACSPNSAESLVAKIISAGNSSTRMIGKVDDGRPEVNVI
- a CDS encoding nitrile hydratase accessory protein, with amino-acid sequence MDECRFDDNNVFAEPWQARAFALALALSERGLFSLREFEVALIERINAYEKSQCIAGTGDYYTRWIEVLEDLLAQKNLLPSERLSLLEHEVVEDAESRKLHQLITSRNENGRLRVAPLLVDPGLG